The DNA region GAGGTGCAACTTGGTATACAGTATCAGGAGGAAAGATGACGGCTCTTTCATTGCCTTCATGAGAGGGGTAAGGCTCTCAAAGGACGGGAACTCATGGTATTTGCCCAGACCCGGCGAGTTCAAGGATCTTTGTGAGCTTGAAAAGAGGGGACTAATCTTCTTCGAGGAAACCGCAGAGATTCCAGACGACAGCACCAGATTCTCTGAGTTGCTTGGTATAGACCTTCTTTCCCTTGAAGATGCTGTTAGCTATGCCGGCTTTCATATGGAGAGGACAGAAAGCACATACGAAATCAAATGCAAACACAATCATGAGCTGCATTGCTTAATGGAATCTGATTCGACGGTAATTGTGTATTGTCCCGAATGCAAAACAGGACTATTGAACATGATCTCTTTCCTGGATATCACAGGCGCCGGAACAGAATTCTTCCAACCCGATCTCAACTACGATGAAATGTGGCTCCCGCTGAACGAAGATCTTTATGGAAAAACAGTCGAGGCTCTCAGTGTTCTTATCAGCGCAGGGTAGAACCTCAAGAAAAATCTCTATGGCAGGCGAGAAGACCTGCCTGCATTCGGAATTCATCAATAGTGCTCACTTCCAATACAGCCGGAGGTAATCATGTGGGTGATCATTGTCTACGATATCAATGAAAAAAGGGTAGCAAAAGTTCTAAAGTATCTACGCAGATTTCTGAATTGGATTCAGAACTCGGTTTTTGAAGGGGAGCTGACTTTCGCAGAGCTCAAGAAAGTAAAGTCAGGTCTTAAGAAACTAATGAAGACCGAGGAAGACTCAGTAATTATTTTCAGCTCGAGCCTTTCTAATGATTATAAGAAAGAGATTATCGGCCTTGACAAGGCCAAAGAAACT from Mesotoga infera includes:
- the cas2 gene encoding CRISPR-associated endonuclease Cas2 — translated: MWVIIVYDINEKRVAKVLKYLRRFLNWIQNSVFEGELTFAELKKVKSGLKKLMKTEEDSVIIFSSSLSNDYKKEIIGLDKAKETQIL